The following coding sequences are from one Arcobacter nitrofigilis DSM 7299 window:
- the cbiM gene encoding cobalt transporter CbiM, whose amino-acid sequence MHIADGVLTLESTAVVSAISLVCLYISIKSIKDEKITLAAAMSAMFFIATFIHVPLGVTQIHLVLIGVIGILIGWMSFISIFIALVLQALLLGYGGVVSLGVNLFVMGMPAIIVYYLYNMDITNRLNEKVKFFLVGFLGTFFATLFLAIILLFSKPEYEYASYTIFIVDSGAMIIEGIISMFLLQFIKKTYPKILKAKS is encoded by the coding sequence GTGCATATAGCAGATGGTGTCTTAACTTTAGAATCAACAGCAGTTGTTAGTGCTATTAGTTTAGTTTGTTTATATATTTCTATAAAATCTATAAAAGATGAAAAGATAACTTTAGCAGCAGCTATGAGTGCTATGTTTTTTATAGCAACATTTATTCATGTTCCACTTGGAGTCACCCAAATACACTTAGTGCTTATTGGGGTGATTGGTATATTAATTGGATGGATGAGTTTTATTAGTATTTTTATAGCTTTAGTATTGCAAGCTTTACTTCTAGGTTACGGAGGTGTTGTATCTTTAGGAGTAAATCTTTTTGTTATGGGAATGCCAGCAATTATTGTGTACTATTTATATAATATGGATATTACAAATAGATTAAATGAAAAAGTAAAGTTTTTTCTAGTAGGGTTTTTAGGTACATTTTTTGCTACACTTTTTTTAGCAATAATATTACTTTTCTCAAAACCAGAGTATGAGTATGCTTCATATACGATATTTATAGTTGATTCTGGTGCTATGATAATTGAAGGAATAATTAGTATGTTCTTATTGCAGTTTATCAAAAAAACTTATCCAAAAATTTTGAAGGCCAAGTCATGA
- a CDS encoding DUF4198 domain-containing protein yields the protein MLKIISTLIMLLTLSQAHFLTFMSNTDVVDDKKDSTLNFDISFMHPFEQNGMTMEKPKLFVNSNDNKIPVKETTKLGHKAWSAKYKINMPGVYKFFVEPQPYFEPAEGKYIIHVPKLIVDAYGLEEGWDEPIGLKYEIVPMVKPFGLYAGNLFQGKVLHNGKPASNVEVEVELYNNFKLKAPNSSHVTQVVKTDDNGIFSFVMNHKGWWGFAALIEEGKIKNKDDGKEYPVENGALLWIKAY from the coding sequence ATGTTAAAAATTATTTCGACTCTTATTATGTTGCTTACACTATCTCAAGCTCACTTCTTAACTTTTATGTCAAATACCGATGTTGTTGATGATAAAAAAGATTCAACGCTTAATTTTGATATTTCATTTATGCACCCTTTTGAACAAAATGGAATGACAATGGAAAAGCCAAAACTATTTGTAAATAGTAATGATAATAAAATACCTGTAAAGGAAACTACTAAATTAGGACATAAAGCATGGAGTGCAAAATATAAAATAAATATGCCAGGTGTATATAAATTTTTTGTTGAGCCACAACCATATTTTGAACCAGCAGAAGGAAAGTATATTATACATGTACCAAAACTAATTGTTGATGCTTATGGTTTAGAAGAGGGTTGGGATGAACCTATTGGATTAAAATATGAGATTGTACCTATGGTTAAACCTTTTGGCTTATATGCAGGTAATTTATTTCAAGGAAAAGTTTTACACAATGGTAAGCCAGCTAGTAATGTTGAAGTAGAGGTTGAACTATATAATAATTTTAAATTAAAAGCACCAAATAGTAGCCATGTAACACAAGTAGTTAAAACTGATGATAATGGTATTTTTTCTTTTGTAATGAATCATAAAGGATGGTGGGGATTTGCTGCTTTAATTGAAGAGGGTAAAATTAAAAATAAAGATGATGGTAAAGAGTATCCAGTAGAAAATGGTGCCTTACTATGGATTAAGGCTTACTAG
- a CDS encoding YciI family protein — translation MQYLIIAYDNDNALDKRLEVRDAHVAGAKKLIAEGKIINAGALIEEDQMVGSTLFVDFESEDELNDWIDNEPYVVNKVWNMDEFQIVPVKLLPKS, via the coding sequence ATGCAATATTTAATAATTGCTTATGATAATGATAATGCTTTAGATAAAAGATTAGAAGTAAGAGATGCTCACGTTGCAGGTGCAAAAAAACTTATAGCTGAAGGTAAAATAATCAACGCAGGTGCCTTAATAGAAGAAGATCAAATGGTTGGCTCTACACTATTTGTTGATTTTGAAAGTGAAGATGAATTAAATGATTGGATAGACAATGAACCATACGTTGTAAATAAAGTATGGAATATGGATGAGTTCCAAATCGTACCTGTAAAGTTACTTCCAAAATCATAA